One region of Primulina tabacum isolate GXHZ01 chromosome 17, ASM2559414v2, whole genome shotgun sequence genomic DNA includes:
- the LOC142532046 gene encoding large ribosomal subunit protein eL28z isoform X1 → MEGNKDRTGETKTIVVGPWGGNGGTDWDDGSYDGVREITVVYARCIDSITVVYDKNGKPVSAEKHGGSGGNNSAEDFSVLEMTTVPGQLIWEIVKKNNCFLVKEFGNGTAGVKFSKEPNNLFNVHSYKYSGLANKKTVTIQPGKDQSVLFATTKTKKQNKPARLLNKSLMKKEFSRMAKAVSNQVVDNYYRPDLKKAALARLSVVNRSLKVAKSGVKKRNRQAA, encoded by the exons ATG GAAGGGAACAAGGACCGGACCGGTGAAACGAAGACGATAGTTGTTGGGCCATGGGGAGGTAATGGAGGGACAGATTGGGATGATGGAAGTTACGACGGAGTTAGGGAAATCACTGTCGTTTATGCTCGTTGCATCGACTCGATAACCGTAGTGTATGACAAGAATGGTAAGCCCGTTTCAGCAGAAAAGCATGGAGGTAGTGGGGGCAATAACTCTGCTGAG GATTTTTCCGTGTTAGAAATGACGACAGTTCCTGGCCAGCTGATATGGGAGATCGTGAAAAAGAATAACTGTTTCCTGGTGAAGGAATTTGGGAACGGAACCGCTGGCGTGAAATTCAGCAAGGAGCCCAATAATCTGTTCAATGTTCACTCCTACAAGTACTCTG GGTTGGCGAATAAGAAAACTGTGACCATCCAACCAGGCAAGGATCAATCAGTGTTGTTTGCAACTACGAAGACCAAGAAACAGAACAAGCCTGCCCGTTTGCTTAACAAGTCTCTCATGAAGAAGGAATTCAGCCGCATGGCCAAGGCTGTATCGAATCAG GTGGTAGATAACTATTACCGGCCCGATCTAAAGAAGGCTGCTCTTGCTAGATTGAGTGTCGTGAACAGAAGCCTTAAGGTTGCCAAGTCTGGAGTCAAGAAGAGGAACAGACAAGCTGCTTAG
- the LOC142532046 gene encoding large ribosomal subunit protein eL28z isoform X3: MTTVPGQLIWEIVKKNNCFLVKEFGNGTAGVKFSKEPNNLFNVHSYKYSGLANKKTVTIQPGKDQSVLFATTKTKKQNKPARLLNKSLMKKEFSRMAKAVSNQVVDNYYRPDLKKAALARLSVVNRSLKVAKSGVKKRNRQAA, from the exons ATGACGACAGTTCCTGGCCAGCTGATATGGGAGATCGTGAAAAAGAATAACTGTTTCCTGGTGAAGGAATTTGGGAACGGAACCGCTGGCGTGAAATTCAGCAAGGAGCCCAATAATCTGTTCAATGTTCACTCCTACAAGTACTCTG GGTTGGCGAATAAGAAAACTGTGACCATCCAACCAGGCAAGGATCAATCAGTGTTGTTTGCAACTACGAAGACCAAGAAACAGAACAAGCCTGCCCGTTTGCTTAACAAGTCTCTCATGAAGAAGGAATTCAGCCGCATGGCCAAGGCTGTATCGAATCAG GTGGTAGATAACTATTACCGGCCCGATCTAAAGAAGGCTGCTCTTGCTAGATTGAGTGTCGTGAACAGAAGCCTTAAGGTTGCCAAGTCTGGAGTCAAGAAGAGGAACAGACAAGCTGCTTAG
- the LOC142532046 gene encoding jacalin-related lectin 19 isoform X2 → MEGNKDRTGETKTIVVGPWGGNGGTDWDDGSYDGVREITVVYARCIDSITVVYDKNGKPVSAEKHGGSGGNNSAEIKLQIPEEFLTSVSGHYSPVVRGGSHVIRSVTFKSNRRTYGPFGVEEGTPFSLPMEGGQIVGFKGRSGWYLDAIGFHISRTKTAKIMQKVQQRFRRLTSTISLAGPRDGEETRTKPLKSLV, encoded by the exons ATG GAAGGGAACAAGGACCGGACCGGTGAAACGAAGACGATAGTTGTTGGGCCATGGGGAGGTAATGGAGGGACAGATTGGGATGATGGAAGTTACGACGGAGTTAGGGAAATCACTGTCGTTTATGCTCGTTGCATCGACTCGATAACCGTAGTGTATGACAAGAATGGTAAGCCCGTTTCAGCAGAAAAGCATGGAGGTAGTGGGGGCAATAACTCTGCTGAG ATCAAGTTGCAGATTCCGGAGGAATTCTTGACATCCGTGAGCGGCCATTACAGCCCGGTGGTTCGTGGTGGCAGCCATGTTATCCGGTCCGTCACATTTAAGAGTAACCGAAGAACATATGGACCTTTTGGAGTGGAAGAAGGAACCCCGTTCTCTTTACCTATGGAAGGGGGGCAGATTGTAGGATTCAAAGGGAGGAGCGGTTGGTATCTTGATGCCATTGGTTTCCATATTTCGCGAACCAAAACAGCCAAAATCATGCAGAAGGTTCAACAGAGGTTCAGAAGACTCACCAGCACCATATCGCTCGCTGGCCCTAGAGATGGCGAAGAAACTAGAACCAAACCTTTGAAGTCTCTGGTGTAA
- the LOC142532045 gene encoding putative F-box/FBD/LRR-repeat protein At1g78760 produces the protein MFWKRIALHQLLEGDHSTKKSRIVGANLKLKPSRGKRKLDCSRVEPNNDRAGKKRRMSENSGTNDRPREVDRISELPEPIVHHIFAHLRCPKDVVRTCIWSKKWKNMFDSYLTFDFDERCFSVRGGERKHNRLRSRQVQERKFKSYVEKSIATRLAPATCIDKFRLYVSNLNYQLEFSMERWIHLAVEKNVKVLEIHVNSEESGYRLPCDGLVSKAITFLKLSGSVIPCLSSLQLCNLRELSLKSVIGIALLIKKLGQSCPLLEDLRLVYCTGLSSLTIPSLAKLRRVEVHECAGLIHIEIMAPNLETFWYHAKKHQYCDINLKGCETLKNLTLRDCRMTDTKFQSYMSKCPLIENLVLQECSKVKRLTILSAKLKSLALLKCTKMQEVDIDAPNLYSFQFSSHRMPFSSMNVLGLCEVKFSFGHIVKSPQIIDECKKFFGNINRSKGFKLVVHTKQIMQIYEDLKEADLVQNSFSKLDLTLSSSTVVKIVDKWLLESHGRSLTLISPGSELVKLIRMMIVNREDDPYCCSFYSKKCWRHYLANVQMVVSKSARKTFYFFKWKGPRSM, from the exons ATGTTTTGGAAGAGAATTGCTTTGCATCAGCTCCTCGAGGGAGATCATTCTACTAAGAAATCAAGAATTGTTGGTGCTAATTTGAAGTTAAAGCCCTCGAGAGGGAAGCGAAAATTAGATTGCAGCCGTGTTGAACCGAACAACGACAGAGCTGGGAAGAAACGGAGGATGAGTGAAAATAGTGGGACTAATGATAGACCTCGTGAAGTTGATCGGATTTCGGAGTTACCTGAACCCATTGTTCATCACATTTTCGCACACCTGCGTTGCCCGAAAGATGTGGTGCGTACGTGCATTTGGTCAAAGAAGTGGAAAAACATGTTCGATTCATACTTGACATTTGATTTTGATGAGAGGTGTTTTAGTGTACGAGGGGGAGAAAGGAAGCATAATAGGCTCAGATCTCGCCAAGTGCAGGAAAGGAAGTTCAAGAGTTATGTCGAGAAATCGATTGCAACAAGACTTGCACCTGCTACTTGCATAGATAAGTTCAGGCTGTATGTTAGTAATCTTAATTATCAATTGGAATTTAGTATGGAACGTTGGATACATCTTGCTGTGGAGAAAAATGTCAAGGTGCTTGAGATTCATGTAAATTCAGAGGAGAGCGGATATAGGTTACCTTGTGATGGGCTAGTTTCCAAGGCAATAACTTTCCTGAAGTTGTCAGGGTCAGTTATACCTTGTTTAAGTTCTCTACAGCTATGTAATTTGAGAGAACTATCGTTGAAAAGCGTTATTGGTATTGCACTTTTGATCAAGAAACTTGGACAAAGCTGCCCATTGCTAGAGGATTTGAGGCTGGTTTACTGCACTGGATTGTCCTCTTTGACTATTCCTTCACTTGCCAAGCTCCGGAGGGTGGAGGTGCATGAGTGTGCTGGCCTCATTCACATTGAAATCATGGCACCAAATCTTGAAACCTTTTGGTATCATGCAAAGAAGCATCAGTATTGCGATATCAACTTAAAAGGATGTGAGACTCTGAAGAATCTGACATTGAGGGACTGCAGAATGACAGATACTAAGTTTCAGAGTTATATGTCCAAGTGTCCATTGATTGAGAATTTGGTGCTCCAAGAATGTAGCAAAGTGAAAAGACTCACAATTTTGAGTGCAAAATTGAAGAGTTTAGCCTTATTGAAGTGCACGAAAATGCAGGAAGTTGATATTGATGCTCCAAATCTTTACTCCTTCCAGTTTAGCAGCCATCGAATGCCTTTTTCTTCCATGAATGTTTTGGGTCTGTGTGAAGTAAAGTTTTCCTTTGGTCATATCGTGAAATCACCACAGATTATTGATGAATGTAAAAAATTTTTTGGGAATATTAATCGATCTAAGGGTTTCAAATTAGTTGTACATACCAAACAG ATTATGCAGATTTATGAAGATCTGAAAGAAGCTGATCTAGTTCAAAACAGCTTTAGCAAGCTAGATTTGACTCTATCATCATCAACTGTGGTGAAAATTGTTGACAAGTGGTTATTGGAATCGCATGGAAGGAGTCTTACTCTAATATCTCCTGGCAGTGAATTGGTGAAA TTAATTCGCATGATGATCGTGAATCGAGAAGATGATCCATACTGCTGCAGTTTCTACTCGAAAAAATGTTGGCGACACTACCTGGCAAATGTTCAAATGGTGGTCTCAAAGTCTGCAAGAAAGACATTTTATTTCTTCAAATGGAAAGGACCTAGAAGCATGTGA